One stretch of Hevea brasiliensis isolate MT/VB/25A 57/8 chromosome 12, ASM3005281v1, whole genome shotgun sequence DNA includes these proteins:
- the LOC110669816 gene encoding uncharacterized protein LOC110669816, with protein sequence MLKQSPSRNQRSKGFKVKHFLQICLLLAICIWLLNQLKHSYDKKKAYDDSTGNILEKVQSEHEIIKLGRKDLLPRVDEATLEGESRGDKAELEEDIEELKADDIDDDGRGGGDDEIDGHDQERAEEEESEEVEDLIDVDDRERDVGNEEQDSEEMGDQLEDFGSINHQAQNEGEKNSREAREEHYKGDDASSSVVHNTQTLSSEFQIAGLRKIKVIIGPSDGGIVSSEEKGDEFISANSYAGSDCSSLAEAVANEKPKVKFNSKSIDSGVATISKSMVTEQIMKRDAAGVPEGNNAFTNLNKNNGTAANEGSESVANERAETAEKKLSINDN encoded by the coding sequence ATGTTGAAGCAATCACCTAGTAGAAACCAGAGGTCTAAAGGCTTTAAAGTGAAGCATTTTCTTCAGATATGTTTGTTACTTGCCATTTGCATTTGGCTGCTTAACCAACTCAAGCACTCCTATGATAAGAAAAAGGCATATGATGATAGCACTGGAAACATACTAGAAAAGGTGCAAAGTGAGCATGAAATTATAAAACTTGGGCGGAAGGACCTCCTTCCTCGAGTTGATGAAGCAACTTTGGAGGGTGAAAGTCGAGGTGATAAAGCAGAATTGGAAGAAGATATTGAAGAGCTTAAAGCTGATGACATTGACGATGATGGAAGAGGTGGTGGAGATGATGAAATAGATGGACATGATCAAGAGAGAGCAGAAGAGGAAGAATCTGAGGAAGTAGAAGATCTCATTGATGTGGATGATAGGGAGAGGGATGTGGGAAATGAAGAGCAAGATAGTGAAGAGATGGGCGATCAACTTGAGGATTTTGGTTCAATAAATCATCAAGCCCAAAATGAAGGTGAAAAGAATTCTCGGGAGGCAAGAGAGGAACATTACAAGGGTGATGATGCTTCCAGTTCTGTGGTACACAACACCCAAACGCTAAGCTCTGAATTTCAGATTGCAGGTCTGAGAAAGATAAAAGTAATAATTGGACCAAGTGATGGTGGAATTGTATCTAGTGAAGAAAAAGGTGATGAGTTTATTTCAGCCAATTCATATGCTGGCTCAGATTGTAGTTCACTTGCTGAGGCAGTGGCAAATGAGAAACCAAAAgttaaatttaattcaaaatcaATTGATTCTGGGGTAGCCACCATTTCCAAGTCTATGGTAACTGAACAGATTATGAAACGTGATGCTGCTGGAGTACCAGAGGGAAACAATGCTTTTACAAACCTCAACAAGAATAATGGCACTGCTGCTAATGAGGGTTCAGAATCTGTTGCAAATGAAAGAGCGGAGACTGCAGAGAAAAAGCTCAGCATCAATGACAATTAG
- the LOC110669817 gene encoding ergosterol biosynthetic protein 28: protein MKALGWWLMLVGSLRLASVWFGFFDIWALRLAVFSKTTMTEVHGRTFGVWTLLTCTLCFLCAFNLDNKPLYLATFLSFMYAFGHFLTEYLIYQTMAIGNLTTVGIFAGTSIVWMLIQWNAHQKSHTKRS from the exons ATGAAGGCGTTGGGATGGTGGCTGATGCTAGTGGGTTCTCTTCGATTAGCTTCCGTATGGTTCGGTTTCTTCGACATTTGGGCTCTTAGGCTCGCTGTCTTCTCCAAGACCACCA TGACTGAAGTTCATGGGAGGACATTTGGAGTTTGGACACTGCTGACTTGCACTCTTTGCTTTCTTTGTGCTTTCAATCTTGATAATAAGCCACTTTATTTGGCGACCTTTTTATCTTTCATGTATGCTTTTGGACACTTCTTGACTGAATACCTAATATATCAAACAATGGCCATTGGAAATTTGACAACTGTGGGCATCTTCGCAG GTACATCTATAGTTTGGATGTTGATTCAGTGGAATGCACATCAAAAGAGCCACACCAAGCGTTCTTGA
- the LOC110635070 gene encoding uncharacterized protein LOC110635070, whose protein sequence is MDPCPFVRLTVGNLALKIPVASKPARSVVHPSSSPCFCKIKLKNFTLQTAVVPYIPPENNQFPEGQAQTLAATFHLSKSDLERLVAKSIFAGKLCLKISIYTGRRGTTCGVNSGKLLGKVSVPLDLAGTESRACVFHNGWISVGKEANKGSSAQFHLNVKAEPDPRFVFQFDGEPECSPQVFQIQGNIRQPVFTCKFSFRNTGDRNQRSRSLQSEPSSSRSWLTSFGSERERPGKERKGWSITVHDLSGSPVAAASMVTPFVASPGSDRVSRSNPGSWLILRPGDGTWKPWGRLEAWRERGSSDGLGYRFEFIPDTSGCMSAAGIVLAESTLSSHKGGNFLIDLGTNYNGRSTPGNSNSPLCSPRSSGDFGYGLWPYCTYRGFVMSARVEGEGKCSKPSVQVSVPHVNCTEDAAAFVALAAAIDLSMDACRLFSQRLRKELCQDRDLLG, encoded by the exons ATGGATCCCTGCCCTTTCGTGCGCCTCACCGTTGGCAATCTCGCGCTCAAAATCCCCGTTGCTTCTAAGCCTGCTCGCTCTGTTGTTCACCCCTCTTCGTCGCCGTGTTTCTGTAAAATTAAGCTCAAGAACTTCACGCTCCAAACGGCAGTCGTCCCCTACATTCCCCCTGAGAACAATCAGTTCCCCGAGGGACAGGCTCAAACGCTTGCCGCTACCTTTCATCTTAGTAAGTCTGATCTCGAACGCTTAGTTGCAAAATCTATTTTTGCCGGGAAGCTCTGCCTTAAAATCTCTATCTACACTGGGCGTCGTGGCACCACATGTGGCGTTAACTCTGGAAAGCTGTTGGGGAAAGTTTCCGTGCCGTTGGATCTCGCGGGAACTGAGTCTAGGGCTTGTGTGTTCCACAATGGGTGGATTTCTGTTGGGAAAGAAGCTAATAAAGGATCCTCTGCTCAGTTTCATTTGAATGTGAAGGCAGAGCCCGATCCGAGATTTGTGTTTCAGTTCGATGGCGAGCCAGAGTGCAGTCCCCAAGTGTTCCAGATCCAAGGGAACATTAGGCAACCGGTTTTTACTTGCAAGTTCAGTTTCAGAAACACCGGCGACCGGAATCAAAGATCTAG GTCATTGCAATCAGAGCCAAGCAGCTCTAGAAGCTGGCTCACCTCATTTGGGAGCGAAAGAGAGAGGCCAGGCAAGGAACGAAAAGGATGGTCAATAACGGTACACGACCTCTCCGGCTCGCCTGTAGCTGCCGCTTCAATGGTTACGCCCTTCGTGGCTTCTCCTGGCTCTGACCGAGTCAGCAGGTCTAACCCCGGCTCGTGGCTCATACTTCGTCCTGGCGATGGCACCTGGAAGCCATGGGGCCGGCTCGAGGCTTGGCGCGAGCGCGGGTCTAGCGACGGACTTGGCTATCGCTTTGAGTTTATCCCGGATACCAGCGGTTGCATGAGCGCGGCCGGCATTGTACTGGCTGAGTCTACTCTCAGCTCGCATAAAGGCGGAAATTTTCTTATAGATCTGGGCACCAACTACAACGGGCGCTCAACTCCGGGAAATTCAAATTCGCCGTTGTGTAGTCCGAGGAGTAGTGGGGATTTTGGGTACGGGCTATGGCCATACTGCACGTACAGAGGGTTTGTAATGTCAGCTAGAGTGGAAGGAGAAGGCAAGTGCAGTAAGCCCAGCGTCCAAGTAAGTGTACCGCATGTGAATTGCACGGAGGATGCAGCTGCTTTTGTAGCGTTAGCTGCGGCCATTGATTTGAGCATGGATGCTTGCAGGCTTTTCTCTCAACGGCTCAGGAAGGAGCTGTGTCAAGACCGGGATTTACTTGGCTGA
- the LOC110635059 gene encoding 50S ribosomal protein 6, chloroplastic-like — translation MKKREEQQKQAGEHGEACRKHWRKRMGAEAVQIPNPSFPSSLSCEALACWTKKKYNRSCFETSRRKETRIEKMNMTISSTVCSTILMLPKSTTLKPPNSQIQPPRIGCGCGGGGLLIECSSRPQKKATAHHMKTRPRKSQPWDIRRKPTVYPPLPPLPPDWTLVSSDDPNGDGGSTTEAALPSAPSLQAPVTSG, via the exons atgaagaagagagaggagCAACAGAAACAGGCTGGAGAACATGGGGAAGCGTGCAGGAAACATTGGAGGAAGAGAATGGGTGCAGAGGCG GTCCAGATTCCAAATCCATCCTTTCCATCATCACTCAGTTGTGAAGCACTAGCTTGTTGGACCAAGAAGAAGTACAATCGAAGTTGTTTTGAAACAAGCCGAAGAAAAGAAACAAGGATTGAAAAAATGAACATGACAATCTCTTCTACAGTTTGCTCTACAATCCTCATGTTACCCAAATCAACAACGCTTAAGCCTCCTAATTCTCAGATTCAGCCGCCCCGAATTGGCTGTGGTTGTGGCGGCGGTGGGTTGCTCATAGAGTGCTCTTCAAGGCCGCAGAAGAAGGCAACAGCTCATCACATGAAGACAAGGCCAAGAAAGAGTCAGCCATGGGATATAAGGCGCAAACCCACTGTTTATCCTCCTCTCCCTCCTCTTCCTCCTGATTGGACTCTTGTTTCCTCTGATGACCCCAATGGTGATGGTGGTTCTACTACTGAGGCTGCTTTGCCTTCTGCTCCTTCTTTACAGGCACCAGTTACGAGTGGGTAG